Proteins from a genomic interval of Maniola jurtina chromosome 8, ilManJurt1.1, whole genome shotgun sequence:
- the LOC123867888 gene encoding aminopeptidase N isoform X1: MNALQLCLLASLCICSHSLPPDKMKPFHIIKTRSIDLNNARGLVMETRLEKSVEPTGYRLELEPYLEDALYKGHVSINVTWLEDSNTISVHCAHEVEITESEVKAYLPSDAKKPQKIPIKKTSMDPRKPIFTLRLEKLVPKNSVGYINFSFKASMQTANTEAFFKTTYVDEQDVERMVAATQLRPNNARRMFPCFDEPGYKTPFELSVVRPRTMIALSNTPVARTEDINGEPNAVWDHFERTPPMSTFTLGLIIADLKQLGESIHYKDDNGNDIELRVWGRSEYLQALEGVNEKLSRVFGEVAKFWQVSLPLRRLDIVALPNYQGVKPADNWGLIVYKESDLCNNGYLYLAHEISYQWLGALVTPAWWSDAHLNKAFVGYLAAEIAFKLDGGSEMDGKWPMTMLYSLYYEFSKRYPHSRITGMKQETACFKIELLFRMFNYTIGEDTFKKGIRTFIESKKFKTFTGDDIWNALNEAALADGKIPKDVDIKTVAASWIDKERLPLITVKRNTDANSALVSQKVYLRERPHDVPDAAKLLWWAPIVLWRSDNLDFTNTMPVTWMRNHKDLNLVNMPDKEHFIIVNPEEIAPFPVNYDDENWKLISEFLQSEDSTKIPELTRAKLLHDAWNLAYAGELSFATALNMTLFLPKEKHPLVWDPVFTMIDHVGRHICTSLQDKFRAYVRNLLAPLYNELGKDASDKEHKWKKSLRSNARYFLCSTGYKPCVQEAQEQFSKWMQAPNPDEGNPVSDSYLCPVFRWGTQQEWDFALQRVIKFPPSRTKSERTYLLKTLAGCPYDEHKIEKILNITLLEENGNFTESDLLLIFSMLTGSPQGTSALFHFLANNWELLKERYSSRTNVWDSLISCATSRFTTQEGYDLVSNFYVEHKGEFSSAQHIMEKALRNILEETKWSADNIPVLERWLDNYLQNTEMEEDQYEKN, from the exons ATGAACGCCCTTCAACTCTGCCTGTTGGCGAGCTTGTGTATATGCTCCCACTCCTTGCCACCGGATAAG ATGAAACCTTTTCACATCATCAAGACACGGAGTATAGACTTGAACAACGCTCGCGGCTTAGTGATGGAGACCAGACTGGAAAAATCCGTGGAACCAACCGGCTATCGACTAGAGCTTGAACCGTACTTAGAGGACGCACTATACAAAG GTCACGTGAGCATCAACGTGACGTGGTTGGAAGATTCGAACACTATCAGCGTGCACTGCGCCCACGAGGTCGAGATCACTGAGTCGGAGGTCAAGGCCTACTTGCCGAGCGATGC AAAAAAACCTCAAAAGATTCCAATAAAGAAGACAAGCATGGACCCGAGGAAGCCGATCTTCACCCTGCGCCTGGAGAAGCTGGTGCCCAAGAACTCCGTGGGGTACATCAACTTTAGCTTCAAGGCGAGCATGCAGACGGCCAACACGGAGGCGTTCTTCAAAACCACATATGTTGACGAGCAGGACGTCGAGAG AATGGTAGCAGCAACCCAGCTGCGTCCAAACAACGCGCGGAGGATGTTCCCGTGTTTCGACGAGCCCGGGTACAAGACCCCTTTCGAGCTCAGCGTGGTGCGACCCCGGACTATGATCGCTTTGAGCAATACGCCTGTTGCGAGGACTGAGGATAT TAACGGTGAACCGAACGCAGTGTGGGACCACTTTGAAAGAACACCTCCCATGTCCACGTTCACGCTGGGCCTGATCATTGCTGATCTCAAGCAGCTGGGGGAGTCCATCCATTACAAGGACGACAATGGAAATGATATCG aaCTTCGAGTTTGGGGCCGGTCGGAATATTTACAAGCACTAGAAGGTGTCAACGAGAAGTTGTCGCGAGTGTTTGGTGAAGTCGCCAAGTTCTGGCAGGTGTCTCTGCCTCTGCGCCGGCTCGACATCGTGGCATTACCCAACTACCAGGGGGTGAAGCCAGCTGACAACTGGGGATTGATTGTTTACAA GGAAAGTGATCTATGCAACAATGGATATTTGTATCTGGCGCACGAAATCTCGTACCAATGGCTGGGGGCGTTGGTGACCCCTGCCTGGTGGTCGGACGCGCATCTGAACAAAGCGTTCGTTGGATACTTGGCTGCGGAGATCGCTTTTAAG TTAGACGGCGGTTCGGAGATGGACGGCAAGTGGCCGATGACGATGCTGTACTCGCTGTACTACGAGTTCAGCAAGCGCTACCCGCACTCCCGGATCACGGGCATGAAGCAGGAGACCGCCTGCTTCAAGATCGAGCTGCTCTTCCGGATGTTCAACTATACCATTGGAGAAGACACGTTCAAGAAAGGGATCAGGACGTTCATTGAGTCAAA GAAATTCAAGACCTTTACAGGCGATGACATCTGGAATGCGTTGAACGAAGCGGCGTTGGCGGACGGCAAGATACCAAAGGATGTGGACATCAAGACTGTGGCTGCGAGCTGGATTGATAAGGAGAGGTTGCCTCTTATCACAGTTAAGAGGAACACTGATGCCAATTCTGCTTTGGTGTCCCAG AAAGTGTACCTGCGCGAACGGCCCCACGATGTACCGGATGCTGCCAAGTTGTTGTGGTGGGCACCAATCGTGCTATGGCGGAGTGATAACCTGGACTTTACCAACACAATGCCTGTTACATGGATGAGGAACCACAAGGATCTAAACCTTGTGAACATGCCTGATAAAGAACACTTCATCATTGTTAACCCTGAGGAGATTG CACCGTTCCCAGTAAACTACGACGATGAGAACTGGAAACTTATCTCCGAATTCCTTCAAAGTGAAGACAGTACCAAAATTCCGGAACTAACACGAGCTAAATTACTCCATGACGCGTGGAACTTGGCGTACGCCGGTGAACTCTCATTTGCCACTGCCCTGAACATGACACTCTTCTTGCCTAAAGAAAAGCATCCTTTGGTCTGGGATCCGGTGTTTACCATGATAGATCATGTTGGACGGCATATTTGCACTTCCCTGCAAGATAAATTTCGG GCTTATGTGCGCAACTTGCTCGCACCACTGTACAACGAGCTGGGTAAAGACGCCAGTGATAAAGAGCATAAGTGGAAGAAGAGCCTCCGCTCGAACGCTAGGTATTTCCTGTGCAGTACAGGGTACAAGCCTTGCGTGCAGGAAGCCCAAGAGCAGTTCAGCAAGTGGATGCAAGCTCCTAACCCTGATGAAGGGAATCC GGTATCTGACAGCTACCTATGTCCAGTATTCCGCTGGGGAACGCAACAGGAGTGGGACTTTGCTCTTCAAAGAGTCATAAAATTCCCCCCATCGAGGACAAAGAGTGAAAGGACTTATCTCCTCAAAACTCTTGCTGGTTGCCCATATGATGAACACAAG atcGAAAAGATCCTGAACATAACACTCCTGGAGGAAAATGGCAACTTTACTGAGTCGGACTTGTTGCTAATCTTCAGTATGCTGACTGGAAGTCCGCAAGGGACCTCGGCGCTATTCCATTTCCTTGCTAATAACTGGGAGCTGTTAAAGGAAAG gtaCTCAAGTAGAACCAATGTCTGGGACAGTCTAATCTCATGTGCTACGTCCCGTTTCACAACTCAGGAGGGCTACGATCTCGTATCCAACTTTTATGTGGAGCATAAGGGTGAGTTTAGCTCCGCGCAGCATATTATGGAGAAAGCTCTGCGGAACATTCTGGAAGAGACGAAGTGGTCCGCGGACAACATTCCCGTGCTGGAGCGCTGGCTGGACAACTATCTACAGAACACTGAGATGGAAGAAGACCAGTATGAGAAAAACTGA
- the LOC123867417 gene encoding waprin-Phi1-like encodes MLRPALTVTMLVLSVAYSRCEKGSCPPTLSVEICEAACGPTAPCNSTQMCCPTACGGSMCVDPMTLRHFVTLVKPGKCPEFPRGVWVCSHSCTGDSDCPRTLKCCPNRCGALTCQRPDVDDTI; translated from the exons ATGTTACGTCCAGCTCTTACAGTGACTATGTTAG tctTATCCGTGGCATACTCGAGATGTGAGAAAGGTTCGTGCCCGCCCACACTGTCGGTGGAAATTTGCGAGGCGGCTTGCGGACCCACGGCGCCGTGTAACTCGACGCAAATGTGCTGTCCCACCGCGTGCGGCGGCTCCATGTGTGTGGACCCTATGACTCTGAGGCATTTCGTCACACTAG TGAAGCCAGGCAAGTGCCCGGAGTTCCCGCGAGGAGTGTGGGTCTGCAGCCACTCGTGCACCGGCGACTCGGACTGCCCCCGGACCCTCAAATGCTGCCCCAACAGATGCGGCGCGCTGACCTGCCAGAGACCGGACGTAGATGATACGATATag
- the LOC123867888 gene encoding aminopeptidase N isoform X2, producing the protein MRKKKPQKIPIKKTSMDPRKPIFTLRLEKLVPKNSVGYINFSFKASMQTANTEAFFKTTYVDEQDVERMVAATQLRPNNARRMFPCFDEPGYKTPFELSVVRPRTMIALSNTPVARTEDINGEPNAVWDHFERTPPMSTFTLGLIIADLKQLGESIHYKDDNGNDIELRVWGRSEYLQALEGVNEKLSRVFGEVAKFWQVSLPLRRLDIVALPNYQGVKPADNWGLIVYKESDLCNNGYLYLAHEISYQWLGALVTPAWWSDAHLNKAFVGYLAAEIAFKLDGGSEMDGKWPMTMLYSLYYEFSKRYPHSRITGMKQETACFKIELLFRMFNYTIGEDTFKKGIRTFIESKKFKTFTGDDIWNALNEAALADGKIPKDVDIKTVAASWIDKERLPLITVKRNTDANSALVSQKVYLRERPHDVPDAAKLLWWAPIVLWRSDNLDFTNTMPVTWMRNHKDLNLVNMPDKEHFIIVNPEEIAPFPVNYDDENWKLISEFLQSEDSTKIPELTRAKLLHDAWNLAYAGELSFATALNMTLFLPKEKHPLVWDPVFTMIDHVGRHICTSLQDKFRAYVRNLLAPLYNELGKDASDKEHKWKKSLRSNARYFLCSTGYKPCVQEAQEQFSKWMQAPNPDEGNPVSDSYLCPVFRWGTQQEWDFALQRVIKFPPSRTKSERTYLLKTLAGCPYDEHKIEKILNITLLEENGNFTESDLLLIFSMLTGSPQGTSALFHFLANNWELLKERYSSRTNVWDSLISCATSRFTTQEGYDLVSNFYVEHKGEFSSAQHIMEKALRNILEETKWSADNIPVLERWLDNYLQNTEMEEDQYEKN; encoded by the exons ATGCGTAA AAAAAAACCTCAAAAGATTCCAATAAAGAAGACAAGCATGGACCCGAGGAAGCCGATCTTCACCCTGCGCCTGGAGAAGCTGGTGCCCAAGAACTCCGTGGGGTACATCAACTTTAGCTTCAAGGCGAGCATGCAGACGGCCAACACGGAGGCGTTCTTCAAAACCACATATGTTGACGAGCAGGACGTCGAGAG AATGGTAGCAGCAACCCAGCTGCGTCCAAACAACGCGCGGAGGATGTTCCCGTGTTTCGACGAGCCCGGGTACAAGACCCCTTTCGAGCTCAGCGTGGTGCGACCCCGGACTATGATCGCTTTGAGCAATACGCCTGTTGCGAGGACTGAGGATAT TAACGGTGAACCGAACGCAGTGTGGGACCACTTTGAAAGAACACCTCCCATGTCCACGTTCACGCTGGGCCTGATCATTGCTGATCTCAAGCAGCTGGGGGAGTCCATCCATTACAAGGACGACAATGGAAATGATATCG aaCTTCGAGTTTGGGGCCGGTCGGAATATTTACAAGCACTAGAAGGTGTCAACGAGAAGTTGTCGCGAGTGTTTGGTGAAGTCGCCAAGTTCTGGCAGGTGTCTCTGCCTCTGCGCCGGCTCGACATCGTGGCATTACCCAACTACCAGGGGGTGAAGCCAGCTGACAACTGGGGATTGATTGTTTACAA GGAAAGTGATCTATGCAACAATGGATATTTGTATCTGGCGCACGAAATCTCGTACCAATGGCTGGGGGCGTTGGTGACCCCTGCCTGGTGGTCGGACGCGCATCTGAACAAAGCGTTCGTTGGATACTTGGCTGCGGAGATCGCTTTTAAG TTAGACGGCGGTTCGGAGATGGACGGCAAGTGGCCGATGACGATGCTGTACTCGCTGTACTACGAGTTCAGCAAGCGCTACCCGCACTCCCGGATCACGGGCATGAAGCAGGAGACCGCCTGCTTCAAGATCGAGCTGCTCTTCCGGATGTTCAACTATACCATTGGAGAAGACACGTTCAAGAAAGGGATCAGGACGTTCATTGAGTCAAA GAAATTCAAGACCTTTACAGGCGATGACATCTGGAATGCGTTGAACGAAGCGGCGTTGGCGGACGGCAAGATACCAAAGGATGTGGACATCAAGACTGTGGCTGCGAGCTGGATTGATAAGGAGAGGTTGCCTCTTATCACAGTTAAGAGGAACACTGATGCCAATTCTGCTTTGGTGTCCCAG AAAGTGTACCTGCGCGAACGGCCCCACGATGTACCGGATGCTGCCAAGTTGTTGTGGTGGGCACCAATCGTGCTATGGCGGAGTGATAACCTGGACTTTACCAACACAATGCCTGTTACATGGATGAGGAACCACAAGGATCTAAACCTTGTGAACATGCCTGATAAAGAACACTTCATCATTGTTAACCCTGAGGAGATTG CACCGTTCCCAGTAAACTACGACGATGAGAACTGGAAACTTATCTCCGAATTCCTTCAAAGTGAAGACAGTACCAAAATTCCGGAACTAACACGAGCTAAATTACTCCATGACGCGTGGAACTTGGCGTACGCCGGTGAACTCTCATTTGCCACTGCCCTGAACATGACACTCTTCTTGCCTAAAGAAAAGCATCCTTTGGTCTGGGATCCGGTGTTTACCATGATAGATCATGTTGGACGGCATATTTGCACTTCCCTGCAAGATAAATTTCGG GCTTATGTGCGCAACTTGCTCGCACCACTGTACAACGAGCTGGGTAAAGACGCCAGTGATAAAGAGCATAAGTGGAAGAAGAGCCTCCGCTCGAACGCTAGGTATTTCCTGTGCAGTACAGGGTACAAGCCTTGCGTGCAGGAAGCCCAAGAGCAGTTCAGCAAGTGGATGCAAGCTCCTAACCCTGATGAAGGGAATCC GGTATCTGACAGCTACCTATGTCCAGTATTCCGCTGGGGAACGCAACAGGAGTGGGACTTTGCTCTTCAAAGAGTCATAAAATTCCCCCCATCGAGGACAAAGAGTGAAAGGACTTATCTCCTCAAAACTCTTGCTGGTTGCCCATATGATGAACACAAG atcGAAAAGATCCTGAACATAACACTCCTGGAGGAAAATGGCAACTTTACTGAGTCGGACTTGTTGCTAATCTTCAGTATGCTGACTGGAAGTCCGCAAGGGACCTCGGCGCTATTCCATTTCCTTGCTAATAACTGGGAGCTGTTAAAGGAAAG gtaCTCAAGTAGAACCAATGTCTGGGACAGTCTAATCTCATGTGCTACGTCCCGTTTCACAACTCAGGAGGGCTACGATCTCGTATCCAACTTTTATGTGGAGCATAAGGGTGAGTTTAGCTCCGCGCAGCATATTATGGAGAAAGCTCTGCGGAACATTCTGGAAGAGACGAAGTGGTCCGCGGACAACATTCCCGTGCTGGAGCGCTGGCTGGACAACTATCTACAGAACACTGAGATGGAAGAAGACCAGTATGAGAAAAACTGA